A DNA window from Pseudomonas wuhanensis contains the following coding sequences:
- a CDS encoding alpha/beta fold hydrolase: MPFVTVDGQALHYIDQGTGPAVLLAGSYLWDQAMWAPQITALSQHYRVIALDLWGHGESGRMPECTKSLDDVARQALALLDHLDIDRVTLVGLSVGGMWGVRLALSAPQRLNGLVLMDTYVGVEPEPTRQYYFSLFKQIEDSGVISPQLLDIVVPIFFRPGIDPQSTLFQDFRARLAALPADRLRESIVPMGRITFGRDDLLPRLGELNPETTLLMCGDQDKPRPPSETKEMAELIGCPYVLVPEAGHISNLENPQFVTEALLAFLAQRN, encoded by the coding sequence ATGCCCTTCGTAACGGTTGATGGACAAGCGCTTCACTACATAGATCAAGGCACAGGCCCTGCGGTGCTGCTGGCGGGCAGTTACCTGTGGGACCAAGCCATGTGGGCGCCGCAGATTACGGCGCTGTCGCAGCACTATCGGGTCATCGCTCTGGACCTGTGGGGCCATGGCGAATCCGGACGGATGCCCGAATGCACAAAGTCGCTGGATGACGTAGCACGTCAGGCGCTGGCCTTGCTCGATCATCTGGACATCGACCGCGTCACGCTGGTCGGTCTTTCGGTGGGTGGCATGTGGGGCGTTCGCCTGGCGCTGTCGGCACCGCAACGGCTCAACGGTCTGGTGTTGATGGACACCTACGTCGGCGTCGAACCGGAACCGACCCGCCAATACTATTTCTCGCTGTTCAAGCAGATCGAAGACAGCGGTGTGATCTCGCCGCAACTGCTCGATATTGTGGTGCCGATATTCTTCCGTCCGGGCATCGATCCGCAGTCGACGCTGTTTCAGGATTTCCGGGCCAGACTGGCGGCGCTGCCGGCTGACCGCCTGCGTGAAAGCATCGTGCCGATGGGGCGGATTACCTTTGGGCGTGATGATCTGTTGCCGCGTCTGGGTGAACTGAACCCTGAAACCACGCTGTTGATGTGCGGCGATCAGGACAAGCCGCGGCCGCCGTCGGAAACCAAGGAAATGGCCGAGTTGATCGGTTGCCCGTATGTGCTGGTGCCGGAGGCGGGGCATATCTCTAATCTGGAGAATCCGCAGTTCGTGACTGAGGCTTTGCTGGCATTTCTAGCTCAGAGAAATTAG
- the dsbG gene encoding thiol:disulfide interchange protein DsbG has translation MLRLRHLLTLTLGAALLHLPSVQAEELPEAIKKIEAKGAKIVGTFDAPDGLRGYAAQYQNRGMTLYLTPGGKHVLVGNLYDADGNDLSSAPLQKLVYAPMAKEVWGKMEASNWIGDGNKDAPRIVYLFSDPNCPYCNMFWEQARPWVKAGKVQLRHIMVGIIREDSPGKSAALLAAKDPQKALEDHEKSGKGSSLKPLKDVPPAIQAKLAANMQLMEDLELAATPAIFYMDDKGQLQQQQGAPTPEKLVKILGPK, from the coding sequence ATGCTCCGCCTCCGCCACCTGCTGACGTTGACCCTGGGTGCCGCCCTGTTGCACTTGCCGTCGGTACAGGCCGAAGAGTTGCCTGAAGCGATCAAGAAGATCGAAGCCAAGGGCGCCAAAATCGTCGGCACCTTCGACGCGCCCGACGGCCTGCGCGGTTATGCGGCGCAGTACCAGAACCGCGGCATGACGCTGTACCTGACCCCGGGCGGCAAGCATGTGCTGGTCGGCAATCTGTACGACGCCGACGGCAATGACCTGAGCAGCGCGCCGTTGCAAAAACTGGTCTACGCGCCGATGGCCAAGGAAGTCTGGGGCAAGATGGAAGCGAGCAACTGGATCGGTGACGGCAACAAGGATGCACCGCGAATCGTCTATCTGTTCAGCGACCCGAATTGCCCGTACTGCAACATGTTCTGGGAACAGGCGCGGCCGTGGGTCAAGGCTGGCAAGGTGCAGTTGCGGCACATCATGGTCGGTATCATTCGCGAAGACAGTCCCGGCAAATCCGCCGCGCTGCTGGCCGCCAAGGACCCGCAGAAAGCCCTGGAAGACCACGAGAAATCCGGCAAGGGCAGTTCGCTCAAGCCGCTGAAAGACGTGCCACCGGCGATTCAAGCGAAACTCGCGGCGAACATGCAGTTGATGGAAGACCTGGAACTGGCCGCCACTCCGGCGATTTTCTATATGGATGACAAAGGTCAGCTGCAACAGCAACAAGGCGCGCCGACGCCGGAGAAGTTGGTGAAGATTCTGGGGCCTAAGTAA
- a CDS encoding TlpA disulfide reductase family protein, whose protein sequence is MLTLTLGTFAIALNHLLLISALALATFVGWRVAKRGGENPESVLFSLFLLGMLAARVGFVIAYWAQYRNDPWQIIDLRDGGFLAWPGVVVLLLAALYRGWRRPGMRRPLGFGVVSGLVFWLLATFSLGIYEQGTRLPQITLRNAAGQTIPLSDYQGGPLVINLWATWCPPCRREMPVLENAQQQRPDLTFLFVNQSESMQSVATFLETQGLSLTNVLFDGSGRLSQAVGSMALPTTLFYSPDGYLLGSHLGELSEASLARALENFDTPNPATSATPSRKLPCSASATC, encoded by the coding sequence ATGCTGACCCTTACCCTCGGCACTTTTGCCATCGCGCTTAATCACCTGCTGTTGATCAGTGCCCTGGCGCTGGCGACCTTTGTCGGCTGGCGGGTGGCCAAGCGTGGCGGCGAGAACCCGGAGTCGGTGCTGTTCAGCCTGTTCCTGCTGGGCATGCTGGCGGCCCGAGTCGGTTTCGTGATCGCCTACTGGGCGCAGTATCGCAACGATCCGTGGCAGATCATCGACCTGCGCGACGGTGGTTTTCTCGCCTGGCCGGGGGTGGTCGTGCTCTTGCTGGCTGCGTTGTACCGAGGCTGGCGTCGCCCGGGCATGCGTCGGCCGTTGGGCTTTGGCGTGGTCAGTGGTCTGGTGTTCTGGTTGCTGGCGACGTTCTCCCTGGGTATTTACGAACAAGGCACGCGCCTGCCGCAGATCACCCTGCGCAATGCCGCCGGCCAGACCATTCCGCTCAGCGACTACCAGGGCGGTCCGCTGGTCATCAACCTTTGGGCCACTTGGTGCCCGCCGTGCCGCCGGGAAATGCCGGTGCTGGAAAACGCCCAACAACAACGCCCGGACCTGACGTTCCTGTTCGTCAACCAGTCCGAAAGCATGCAGAGCGTCGCCACCTTCCTCGAAACCCAGGGCCTGAGCCTGACCAACGTGCTGTTCGATGGCAGCGGTCGATTGAGTCAGGCGGTGGGTTCCATGGCATTGCCGACTACGCTGTTCTATAGCCCTGACGGGTATCTGCTGGGCAGCCATCTGGGCGAACTCTCTGAAGCCAGCCTGGCTCGCGCCCTGGAAAACTTCGACACCCCGAACCCGGCCACCTCGGCCACGCCTTCAAGGAAACTGCCATGCTCCGCCTCCGCCACCTGCTGA
- the dsbD gene encoding protein-disulfide reductase DsbD, producing the protein MRRLFLFFVLLISGVAQAGTNPFETKPDFLPVEKAFAFTSERLESGETQLYWQIADNYYLYQKRLKFDGLAPEQVPALPEGESHSDEFFGEQQVYRQGLELKIPAGATGQIKVGFQGCADAGLCYPPQTQVVDLGASNVLTAFAEEAPDQALASGLQQRALGWSLLVFFGLGLLLAFTPCSLPMLPILAGLIVGSGATPKRGFSLAGSYVVSMALVYAAMGVLAALLGANLQALLQNPWLLGSFAAVFVLLALPMFGFFELQLPVVVRDRLEHVSRNQRGGSLIGAGVLGALSGLLVGPCMTAPLAGALLYIAQSGNALHGGLILFAMGIGIGIPLLLLVTVGNRFLPKPGAWMNLLKGVFGFLFLATALLMLRPVLDESLWLGLCGALLLIAAYSAWKQSEGFGRIAHLFGASSLLLGLWGSLLVVGAAGGSDDPYQPLQVYSAGRIGTAAPSAHDAFTTIKEPAALQRELDAAKAQGQWVLLDYYADWCVSCKVMEKQVFGKAQVLDALSDVRLLRLDVTADNAASRELLGRYKVPGPPSLLWIGPNGEERRSQRITGEVDAGTFLQRWTTTRDAR; encoded by the coding sequence ATGCGTCGACTGTTTTTATTCTTTGTTCTGTTGATCTCGGGTGTGGCCCAGGCTGGAACGAATCCGTTCGAAACCAAACCCGATTTTCTCCCGGTGGAAAAAGCGTTCGCCTTCACCTCCGAACGCCTTGAATCCGGGGAAACCCAGCTCTATTGGCAAATTGCCGACAATTACTACCTGTATCAGAAACGCCTGAAATTCGACGGTCTGGCCCCGGAGCAGGTGCCAGCTCTGCCCGAGGGTGAGTCCCACAGCGACGAGTTCTTCGGCGAACAGCAAGTCTATCGCCAGGGCCTGGAGCTGAAGATTCCGGCCGGAGCCACTGGTCAGATAAAAGTAGGCTTCCAGGGCTGCGCCGATGCCGGGTTGTGTTATCCGCCGCAGACTCAAGTGGTCGACCTTGGCGCAAGTAACGTCCTTACCGCGTTTGCTGAAGAGGCGCCCGACCAGGCCCTGGCCAGCGGCCTGCAGCAACGGGCGTTGGGCTGGAGCCTGCTGGTGTTCTTCGGCCTGGGGCTGCTGCTGGCGTTCACCCCTTGCTCTTTGCCGATGCTGCCGATTCTGGCGGGATTGATCGTGGGCAGTGGCGCCACGCCCAAACGCGGTTTTTCCCTGGCCGGCAGTTACGTTGTCAGTATGGCGCTGGTGTATGCGGCGATGGGCGTGCTGGCCGCGCTGCTCGGGGCGAACCTTCAGGCGCTGCTGCAGAATCCATGGCTGTTGGGCAGCTTTGCGGCGGTGTTCGTGCTGCTGGCCTTGCCGATGTTCGGTTTCTTCGAACTGCAATTGCCGGTAGTCGTGCGGGATCGGCTGGAACATGTTTCGCGCAATCAGCGCGGTGGCAGTCTGATCGGTGCCGGTGTACTCGGGGCTTTGTCCGGCCTGCTGGTGGGACCGTGTATGACCGCCCCATTGGCGGGTGCCCTGCTCTATATCGCGCAGAGCGGCAATGCGCTGCACGGCGGGCTGATTCTGTTCGCCATGGGCATCGGCATCGGCATACCGCTGTTGCTGCTGGTGACGGTCGGCAATCGCTTTTTGCCCAAACCCGGTGCCTGGATGAACCTGCTCAAAGGCGTGTTCGGTTTCCTGTTCCTCGCCACCGCGCTGCTGATGCTGCGCCCGGTGCTGGATGAATCGCTGTGGCTCGGCTTGTGCGGTGCCTTGTTGCTGATCGCCGCTTACAGTGCCTGGAAGCAGTCTGAAGGTTTTGGCCGAATTGCCCACCTGTTCGGCGCCAGTTCGCTGCTGTTGGGTCTATGGGGCAGCCTGCTGGTGGTCGGTGCGGCGGGCGGCAGTGACGATCCGTATCAGCCGTTGCAGGTGTACAGCGCCGGCCGTATCGGCACTGCCGCGCCGAGCGCGCATGATGCATTCACTACGATCAAGGAACCCGCCGCCCTGCAACGCGAGCTCGATGCCGCCAAGGCTCAGGGCCAGTGGGTGCTGCTGGACTACTACGCCGACTGGTGTGTGTCGTGCAAAGTCATGGAAAAACAGGTCTTCGGCAAAGCACAGGTGCTGGATGCGCTCAGCGATGTACGCTTGCTACGGCTGGACGTCACCGCCGACAATGCCGCCAGCCGCGAACTGCTCGGTCGTTATAAAGTGCCGGGGCCGCCAAGCCTTTTGTGGATAGGCCCCAATGGTGAAGAGCGCCGCAGCCAGCGCATCACCGGTGAGGTCGATGCCGGCACCTTCCTGCAACGCTGGACCACCACCCGAGACGCTCGTTAA
- a CDS encoding response regulator — protein MHVLVCEDDELIASGIVAGLTAQGLTVEHVATASAARAMLKVAEFDVMVLDLGLPDEDGLKLLQQLRHHGLEIPVLILTARDSVTDRVDGLQAGADDYLLKPFDLRELAARLHTLLRRVAGRSVNLIEHGRLTYDPSSRETLLGGQSVDLSRREQSLLQALLHNRGRVLSTEQLKDSVYGFNDELESNALNVHIHHLRRKLGNGIVETVRGLGYRLGPADGGEQSK, from the coding sequence ATGCATGTACTGGTTTGCGAAGACGATGAGCTGATCGCCAGCGGTATCGTTGCCGGGCTAACTGCCCAGGGCTTGACCGTGGAGCATGTCGCCACCGCCTCGGCAGCCCGGGCGATGCTCAAGGTTGCCGAATTCGACGTCATGGTGCTCGATCTCGGTCTGCCCGATGAAGATGGCCTCAAGCTGTTGCAGCAGTTGCGTCACCATGGCCTGGAAATCCCGGTGCTGATCCTCACCGCGCGGGATTCGGTCACCGACCGGGTCGACGGCCTGCAAGCCGGCGCCGACGACTACTTGCTCAAACCGTTCGACCTGCGCGAACTTGCCGCGCGTCTGCACACCTTGTTGCGACGTGTGGCGGGGCGCAGCGTCAACCTGATTGAACACGGTCGTTTGACCTACGACCCGAGCAGCCGCGAAACCCTGCTCGGCGGCCAATCGGTGGATTTGTCACGCCGTGAGCAATCGCTGTTGCAAGCCTTGCTGCACAATCGCGGCCGGGTACTGTCCACCGAACAACTGAAGGACAGCGTCTACGGTTTCAACGACGAGCTGGAAAGCAATGCCCTTAACGTCCACATCCATCACCTGCGGCGCAAACTGGGCAATGGCATCGTCGAGACTGTGCGTGGCCTGGGCTATCGCCTGGGGCCGGCCGATGGCGGAGAACAATCGAAGTGA
- a CDS encoding ATP-binding protein: protein MMSLRLRLSLTLGAAFALIWALAAAWMLSDLRNQMMFSLDQRLVASARMVAGLLEQLPALPSKGEGTHFSAEQLSIPGGMACQVSSLRGEILARSHSSPEQTLEAEKMGFHDQMIDGAPWRSFTLARGDVRITTADRQIEREALNMSILLAASVPVGVALLGCLCLLWLGIGQGLAPLNRMRDALMRRSADSLEPLQIQPLPSELQPLLETQNQLFQRIGKTIERERRLTGDAAHELRSPLTAIKTHLQVARMTEGSARDQSLARAEEGADRLHRTLEQLLLLARVEGSLSFDDGVQCSAEQVAKLAIQDAASGDRQRIKFQLPAIFSDAPLQMPAVLSIAALRNLLDNALRHTPGDGAVELSLETTGDRVRFLVRDHGPGIAEDDLQHLTQRFWRNGQSTGCGLGLAIVQAIVQRCGCTLHFDSRPDGLRVELTMPLQPI from the coding sequence GTGATGAGCCTGCGTTTGCGGCTGAGTCTGACCCTCGGCGCCGCGTTTGCGCTGATCTGGGCCCTGGCCGCCGCCTGGATGCTCAGTGATCTGCGCAACCAGATGATGTTTTCCCTCGACCAGCGGCTGGTGGCGTCGGCGCGGATGGTGGCCGGGCTGCTGGAGCAACTGCCGGCGTTGCCGAGCAAGGGCGAAGGCACTCATTTCAGTGCAGAGCAGCTGAGTATTCCTGGCGGTATGGCCTGCCAGGTCAGCTCGTTGCGCGGTGAAATTCTGGCTCGCAGCCACAGCAGCCCCGAACAAACCCTGGAAGCCGAAAAAATGGGCTTCCACGATCAAATGATCGACGGCGCACCGTGGCGCAGCTTCACCCTGGCGCGCGGTGATGTGCGCATTACCACCGCCGACCGACAAATCGAGCGCGAAGCATTGAACATGTCAATCCTCCTGGCGGCTTCGGTGCCGGTCGGCGTGGCGCTGCTTGGTTGCCTGTGCCTGTTGTGGCTCGGCATCGGTCAGGGGCTGGCACCGCTCAATCGTATGCGCGATGCGCTGATGCGGCGCAGCGCCGATTCCCTGGAACCGTTGCAAATCCAGCCGCTGCCCAGCGAGCTGCAACCACTGCTGGAAACCCAGAATCAGTTGTTCCAGCGCATCGGCAAGACCATCGAGCGCGAACGGCGGTTGACCGGTGATGCCGCGCACGAGTTGCGCAGCCCGCTGACCGCCATCAAAACCCACCTGCAAGTGGCGCGCATGACCGAAGGCAGCGCCCGCGATCAGTCTCTGGCGCGGGCTGAAGAGGGGGCCGACCGGTTGCATCGCACGCTTGAGCAATTGCTGCTGCTGGCGCGCGTGGAGGGCAGTCTGTCGTTCGATGATGGCGTGCAATGCAGCGCCGAGCAGGTGGCGAAACTGGCGATTCAGGATGCAGCCAGCGGTGATCGTCAGCGGATCAAGTTTCAGTTGCCGGCCATATTCTCCGATGCGCCGCTGCAAATGCCCGCGGTGCTGTCGATTGCCGCATTGCGCAACTTGCTCGACAACGCCCTGCGCCATACCCCGGGCGATGGAGCCGTGGAGCTGAGCCTGGAAACCACTGGCGATCGCGTGCGTTTTTTGGTCCGCGATCACGGCCCGGGGATTGCCGAAGACGACCTGCAACACCTGACCCAACGCTTCTGGCGCAACGGCCAGAGCACCGGATGCGGCTTGGGTCTGGCGATTGTCCAGGCCATCGTCCAGCGCTGCGGCTGCACCCTGCATTTCGACAGCCGGCCGGATGGCTTGCGGGTTGAATTGACGATGCCGTTGCAACCCATCTAA
- the sugE gene encoding quaternary ammonium compound efflux SMR transporter SugE: MSWIILFFAGLFEVGWAVGLKYTDGFSRPLPTALTIAAMAISLGLLGLAMKELPLGTAYAIWTGVGAVGTVIAGIILFGESMALFRLASVALIIAGLVGLKVSA, from the coding sequence ATGTCCTGGATCATTCTGTTTTTTGCTGGTCTGTTCGAAGTCGGTTGGGCCGTCGGCCTGAAATACACCGACGGTTTCAGCCGCCCTCTCCCAACCGCACTGACCATTGCCGCCATGGCGATCAGCCTTGGCCTGCTGGGCCTTGCCATGAAGGAATTGCCGCTGGGTACGGCCTATGCGATCTGGACTGGCGTGGGTGCGGTGGGCACGGTGATTGCCGGGATCATTTTGTTTGGTGAATCCATGGCACTGTTCAGACTCGCCAGTGTGGCGTTGATCATTGCCGGGCTGGTAGGGCTTAAGGTCAGCGCTTAG
- a CDS encoding bile acid:sodium symporter family protein codes for MRALAALSRFVGNTFAYWVLIFAVVAFLQPTWFIGLKGAIVPLLGLVMFGMGLTLKLEDFAEVARHPWRVALGVVAHFVIMPGVAWLLCQVFHLPPEIAVGVILVGCCPSGTSSNVMTWLARGDLALSVAIAAVTTLLAPLLTPALIWLLASAWLPVSFMELFWSILQVVLMPIVLGVVAQRVLGDRVRHAVDVLPLVSVVSIVIIVTAVVAASQAKIAESGLLIMAVVMLHNSFGYLLGYFTGRLFNLPLAQRKSLALEVGMQNSGLGAALASAHFSPLAAVPSALFSVWHNISGALLSTYFRRMSEKEDRQIAAQQAAD; via the coding sequence ATGCGCGCACTCGCTGCATTGAGTCGTTTTGTCGGCAACACCTTCGCTTACTGGGTACTGATTTTCGCCGTCGTGGCGTTTCTGCAACCGACCTGGTTCATCGGCTTGAAAGGCGCCATCGTGCCGCTGCTGGGGCTGGTGATGTTCGGCATGGGCCTGACCCTCAAGCTCGAAGACTTCGCCGAAGTCGCGCGTCATCCGTGGCGCGTGGCCCTGGGCGTGGTTGCCCATTTCGTGATCATGCCCGGTGTGGCGTGGTTGCTTTGCCAGGTTTTCCACCTGCCGCCGGAAATCGCCGTCGGTGTGATTCTGGTCGGCTGCTGCCCGAGCGGCACCTCGTCGAATGTGATGACCTGGCTGGCGCGTGGCGATCTGGCGTTGTCGGTGGCCATTGCCGCCGTCACCACCCTCCTCGCTCCGCTGCTGACACCCGCCCTGATCTGGCTGCTGGCCTCGGCCTGGTTGCCGGTGTCGTTCATGGAGCTGTTCTGGTCGATCCTGCAAGTCGTGCTGATGCCGATCGTGCTCGGCGTGGTTGCCCAGCGCGTACTCGGTGATCGGGTTCGTCACGCGGTAGACGTGTTGCCGCTAGTGTCGGTGGTGAGCATCGTGATCATCGTCACCGCCGTCGTGGCCGCCAGCCAGGCGAAGATTGCCGAATCCGGCTTGCTGATCATGGCCGTGGTGATGCTGCACAACAGTTTCGGCTATTTGCTGGGTTACTTCACCGGGCGCCTGTTCAATCTGCCACTGGCCCAGCGCAAATCCCTGGCACTGGAAGTCGGCATGCAGAACTCCGGCCTGGGTGCGGCCCTGGCCAGTGCACACTTCTCGCCGCTGGCGGCGGTGCCAAGCGCATTGTTCAGCGTCTGGCACAACATTTCCGGGGCGCTGCTCTCGACATACTTCCGTCGTATGAGCGAGAAAGAAGACCGGCAAATCGCGGCTCAGCAGGCGGCGGATTAA
- the rdgC gene encoding recombination-associated protein RdgC, which produces MWFKNLLIYRLTQDLPFDAEALETALATKLARPCASQELTTYGFVAPFGKGEDAPLVHISGDFLLIAARKEERILPGSVVRDAVKEKVEEIEAEQMRKVYKKERDQIKDEIIQAFLPRAFIRRSSTFAAIAPKQGLILVNSASPKRAEDLLSTLREVIGSLPVRPLTVKMSPTATMTEWVTTQKAANDFFVLDECELRDTHEDGGIVRCKRQDLTSEEIQLHLSTGKVVTQLSLAWQDKLSFVLDDKMVVKRLKFEDLLQDQAEQDGGDEALGQLDASFTLMMLTFGDFLPSMVEALGGEEIPQGI; this is translated from the coding sequence ATGTGGTTCAAAAACCTGCTTATCTATCGCCTGACCCAAGATCTGCCTTTTGATGCCGAGGCGTTGGAAACTGCACTGGCCACCAAGCTGGCGCGTCCATGTGCAAGCCAGGAGTTGACCACCTACGGTTTCGTCGCGCCATTCGGCAAGGGCGAAGACGCGCCGCTGGTACACATCAGCGGCGACTTCCTGCTGATCGCCGCCCGTAAGGAAGAACGCATTCTGCCTGGCAGCGTCGTGCGCGACGCGGTGAAGGAAAAGGTCGAAGAGATCGAAGCCGAACAAATGCGCAAGGTCTACAAAAAGGAACGCGATCAGATCAAGGATGAAATCATCCAGGCCTTCCTGCCCCGCGCCTTTATCCGCCGCTCGTCGACCTTCGCCGCCATCGCGCCGAAACAGGGCCTGATCCTGGTTAACTCGGCCAGCCCGAAACGTGCCGAAGACCTGCTGTCCACTCTGCGCGAAGTGATCGGCTCGCTGCCAGTGCGTCCGCTGACGGTGAAGATGTCGCCGACCGCCACCATGACCGAGTGGGTCACCACCCAAAAAGCCGCGAATGATTTCTTCGTGCTGGACGAGTGCGAACTGCGTGACACCCACGAAGACGGCGGCATCGTGCGCTGCAAGCGTCAGGACCTGACCAGCGAAGAAATCCAGCTGCACCTGAGCACTGGCAAAGTGGTCACTCAACTGTCGCTGGCCTGGCAGGACAAACTGTCGTTCGTGCTTGACGACAAAATGGTGGTCAAGCGCCTGAAGTTCGAAGACCTGCTGCAGGATCAGGCGGAACAGGACGGTGGCGACGAAGCCCTGGGCCAACTGGACGCCAGCTTCACACTAATGATGCTGACCTTCGGCGACTTCCTGCCGTCGATGGTTGAAGCGTTGGGTGGTGAAGAGATCCCGCAAGGTATCTGA